The following DNA comes from Macrobrachium rosenbergii isolate ZJJX-2024 chromosome 5, ASM4041242v1, whole genome shotgun sequence.
AAGTCTAACACAAGTCTTCGAAGGTCAGTAAacaagaattttcataaatactttatttcaatACACGGCTTACTCTTCTTCTCAAGATGTAATACCATTAAATACATAGGGACTAGTTTTATCCCAAAGAAAATTGTGAGCCAACCGTGACAACGAATTTCTGCAAAACATATCATCATCAAGTTTAACCCCAGACAACTCCAACAAAACCGTCATCAGTCCTGACCCCATCTCTCTGCCGATCAAACTCACTTCGTCCGCTGTCGATTTTGATAATGCCCTTGATCCTTTATGGAATCTGAAGGATTGGAGCTTTCTGCTCctgcttcttctcttcctccttctttttcCTCGTGCAATTAGGGCCAAAAGTCCCGGGAGAAAATTGTTGCCAAGTGAGTCTGCCATTGACCCAGCCGCCAGTTGCAAAAGCGTCACCAGCAGAGCGAAGGCGTAGACAATGAAGGTTAGAAAGTTGAAGAGACCAAGAGGCGAATGACCTGGAAATGAATAAAGGTTGTTCATTACATcacatatgaatttataaattttcgtCACACACACCgttaccttttttatatattgacaaaccttaaactacaaatgtcatttaatatcagattcactcaccctcggaataaacaccgaaggggaattcatgTGATGAGCAAGCCTTCAGCAGGTGGGCTCGAACACCGAATGGCTAGGGAACGACGACGCTAATTTCAGTGACACTAATTTCACTGATAGTCGTCGTTCCCCAGCCATTCGGTGGTTCCAGTCCACCAGGCAACGGATCGCTAATCACATAAATTCCCCCTCGGTGTTTGTTCAGAGGTtgagtgaatctgatattaaacgaaatttgcaGCTTAAGGCATGTGAATTAAAATATCGGCGTAAATATGCAAGAATAGGTACCTGGAGTCGGCAATCCCTTTTCTGAAGACTCATTGAAAAACCGGAAGGCTGCGCCCTCTAGAAGTTGGAGCCACATAAACTCGAAGCCCCTTGCACTGTAAATTTGACATTTCTCAAGccctttttatgttttctttatttgctgcCTCCTTTACCATGGTTGCTTTGTGTCGGTATTCTTATGCATCGCTCATCTCTTTCAAACACAGCCTTTCTGCTTCGTGGTACTTTGCTGACTGTTATTAGTATTTTTGCCTTGTGTTCATATGAGTGTTGCCATGAAGAATGGTAAAGAGAcgaaatatataataagaaagaTCCCTCGATTAGTTCCTCATAAAACTGTTggtagaataaaatagaaaatgactCAAGATCTGAGAGGAGACTGAATGTCAAACCTTGTATAATCTTTATGCTGGATTACGTCGGAATGAAATTGCTGATaccttgtaaatatacaaatatgtactCACGTACGTATGTAATAGTAGTACTATGTATGGATGGTTCCTCTCCTTTTGTTGCTGAAAATACTCTTAGTTCCTCCACCTCTTCACGAAAAATATCATAGAGACCTTCCTGTGCTTATCTGATGAAAAATCCCCTATAAATGTCTCTTTTCCTTTCAGTacagataatttattttatttccttgctttaaaattatccttttattaataaaaaa
Coding sequences within:
- the LOC136838558 gene encoding uncharacterized protein; its protein translation is MAGKLSLLLLFMCSTAMKKVPMAEPLMRDERSFWDFRRTAFQVNHNDLKSTIGTMTSYLQTMRKFRNSYDFASVQNLSSFTEFSRYLSRANLHLLGGVDQDEGSEDAKGLKKSRDLLFANAHLTGRSRSVRSYCGGHSPLGLFNFLTFIVYAFALLVTLLQLAAGSMADSLGNNFLPGLLALIARGKRRRKRRSRSRKLQSFRFHKGSRALSKSTADEVSLIGREMGSGLMTVLLELSGVKLDDDMFCRNSLSRLAHNFLWDKTSPYVFNGITS